AAAAAAGATTTTAGAAAATTTAGCTGCTAAAGGTATTAGCTGATTCCGCTTAAAGTTTAACACCCAAACTCTTTTTCCCATTGCGCAATTATTGACTCTGGGTATCCGCGATGAAAGTGCTTCGGCCAAGGGTAAGCACTTTCATTTAGATTTGATAATTTTATTTTAGCTGTTTCACAAATTACTTTGGCTGGATTCCCCGCAACAACCATTTTAGGCGGGACATCTGACTTTACTAGACTATGTGCGCCGACCAATGCGTGCTCGTGTATAATGACGCCAGGCAAGATAACAGACATAGTTGCGATAACGGCATAATCTTCGATTGTTACGCCAAGCAATGTGTCACTTGGTGGATGTGGATCATTTGTAAGAACTACATACGGAAAGATAAAAACATAATTCCCAATTTTAGATTCTTTGCCTATATGGACATTGCTATGTGTCCTGACAAAATCACCGATGACACAGTCACCCTGAAAATCACATAATGTTCCTATTTGTAGATTTGATCCCGCTTTTATTTTTTCTCTGATCGTTACTCTATGGCCTGTGACTAAATTGTCTCCAAATATAGAACCTTGATAAAAAACGCTATGGGAACGGATGTGAGAATTTGCACCAATTACCAATTTTTTATTTTCAGCTAGTGGTGTTGCGTAGCCTATTTCACAATAATTTTCAATTACTGTATTATCACCTATTTCAACATAATCATTTATACTAGTATATGCTCCTATTGTTACGTTATTACCAATAGATGCTTTATTGCTAATTATTGCAGTGTTATGTATCAAAGTTTACTCCTTAATTAATTGAGTAAGAAAGAGAAGTAGTTTATTTTTAGTTATTTCTTCACACTGCAAAGCGTTAAGAACTTGCACGATCAGATAAAAATATACCTTTCCCCGACTTCCCACACAACCCATGCCACAAACCCAAAGCCATCAGCGTGATCTTGCTTAACTTATTATTTTCAAAAAATATTACAAGAATCAACTCACGCAATCTAACGATGGCAAGCGACAAAACCCAAAGTGGATCAAAAAATAGATACTCTCTAGCCAAAACAATATAATTTCTTACCATATAATAATGTCGTGTTGGAGAATGATTAGCCGGT
Above is a genomic segment from Geopsychrobacter electrodiphilus DSM 16401 containing:
- a CDS encoding acyltransferase, which encodes MIHNTAIISNKASIGNNVTIGAYTSINDYVEIGDNTVIENYCEIGYATPLAENKKLVIGANSHIRSHSVFYQGSIFGDNLVTGHRVTIREKIKAGSNLQIGTLCDFQGDCVIGDFVRTHSNVHIGKESKIGNYVFIFPYVVLTNDPHPPSDTLLGVTIEDYAVIATMSVILPGVIIHEHALVGAHSLVKSDVPPKMVVAGNPAKVICETAKIKLSNLNESAYPWPKHFHRGYPESIIAQWEKEFGC